ATCATCGGCATCGTCGGCGCCGGGGCCATGGGCGCCGGCATCGCCCAGGTGGCGGCCCAATCCGGCCATGAAGTGCTGCTCTATGATGCCTTCGACGGCGCGGCGGCCAAGGGCAAGGCGGGCATCGTCGCTGCCTTGGGCAAACTGACTGCCAAGAGCAAGCTGACGCCCGAGGACGCCACCGCCATCAGCGACCGCATCACCATTTGCACCGAATTGACGCAATTGGCGCCGGCAGCCCTGATCATCGAGGCCATCGTCGAGAAGCTGGAGATCAAGCACGATCTGTTCCGCCGTCTGGAAGACATCGTCGGTCCCGAATGCATCTTGTCGTCCAACACCTCGTCGTTGTCCTTGACCGCGCTGGCCTCGGTACTGAAAAACCCAGCCCGCATGGTCGGCATGCACTTCTTCAACCCGGCCCCCATCATGGCCCTGGTCGAGGTGGTCAAGGGACTGGCGACGGCGGAGGCGGTGGCCCAAACCATCACCGACACCGCCGCCGCCTGGGGTAAATCGCCGGTCTTATGCAAATCGACGCCGGGCTTCATCGTCAATCGCGTCGCCCGCCCGTTTTATGCCGAGGGCATGCGTCTGGCCCAGGAAGGCGCCGCCACCATCGCCACCATCGATGCGGTGCTGCGCGAGGCCGGCCAGTTCCGCATGGGACCGTTCGAACTGACCGACATGATCGGCCACGACGTCAATTTCGCCGTCACCCGATCCGTCCATGCCGCCTATTTCAACGATCCGCGCTTTTTGCCCAGCCTGTTGCAGCAGGATCTGGTCGATGCCGGCTGGTTGGGCCGCAAAAGCGGGCGCGGCTTCTATGATTACGGCGCCGATGCCGTCAAGCCGGAAGCGCAAACCGCCGCCCCCTGCCCCGCGCCGACAGCCCTGGATGTGTTGGGCGATCTGGGGCCGGCCTCGGCCCTGGCCGATCTGGCGGCCAAGGCCGGCATGACCCTGGCCCGCATGGGCGGCGCCGGCATGATCGACCTGCATGGTGTCACCATCGCGTTGACCGATGGGCGCAGCGCCAGCGAACGCGCCGCCCAATTGGGCATCAATGATCTGGTGGTGTTCGATCTGGCGCTCGACTGGTGCACGGCCAAGCGCATCGCCATCGCCGCCGCCGGCCAATGTTCGGCCATGGGGCTGGACCGCGCCATCGGCTTCTTCCAGGCCTTGGGTTTATCGGTGTCGGTGTTCGCCGACGTGCCCGGTCTGGCGGTGATGCGCACAATCGCCATGCTGGCCAACGAAGCCGCCGACACCGTCTATCAGGGCGTCGCCTCGGCTGCCGATATCGACATCGCCATGACCAAGGGGGTCAATTATCCCCTGGGGCCGCTGGCCTGGGCCGAGCGCATCGGCCTGGACCGGGTGCTGACGGTTTTGGACAATCTGGCCCGCACCTATGGCGAGGACCGCTACCGCGCTTCCGCTCATCTGCGCCGGCTGGTTTTCGCGAAAGGACGTTTTCATGACTGACGCCAACAAGCGGCAGAAGATCGCGCAACTGGTCCTCGATCATATGTATCCCAAGGACCACAACGCCCATGCCATGGGCATCGCCATCGACGAGATCCGCCCCGGCTATGCCCGTGCCAGCATGGTGGTGCGTCGTGAGATGCTGAACGGCCACGGCTCGTTGCATGGCGGCATGTCCTATGCCCTGGCCGATACCGCTTTCGCCTATGCCTGCAATTCCTACAACACCAACGCGGTGGCCGCCGGCTGTTCCATCGTCTATCCGTCCGCCGGACGTGAAGGCGACCGGCTGACGGCGGAAGCGGTGGAAACCCATTTGACCGGCCGCAACGGCGTCTACGACGTCACGGTCAGCAATCAAGACGGCGATATCATCGCCCTGTTCCGCGGCCAATCGCGGATGGTGTCGGGTACCGTCGTGCCATCAGAGGAGATCGCCAAGCATGTCTGACGTGTTCATCTGCGACGCCGTGCGCACCCCCATCGGCCGTTACGGCGGCGTATTGTCGTCGGTGCGCGCCGATGATCTGGCCGCCATCCCGTTGAAAGCGCTGATGGAACGCAACCCAAACGTCGATTGGGAGGCGGTGGATGATTGCATCTTGGGCTGCGCCAATCAGGCGGGCGAGGACAACCGCGACGTCGCCCGCATGGCGGTGCTGCTGGCCGGTCTGCCCATCTCTATCGGCGGCACCACCATCAACCGCCTGTGCGGGTCCGGCATGGATGCGGTGTTGACCGCAGCGCGGGCCATCCAGGCCGGTGCCTCCGACATCCTGATCGCCGGCGGTGTCGAAAGCATGAGCCGGGCGCCCTTTGTCATGCCCAAGGCGACCAGCGCCTTCACCCGCGACAACGCGGTCTATGACACCACCATCGGCTGGCGCTTCGTCAACCCGTTGATGCATCAGGGCTTCGGCACCGATTCCATGCCGGAAACCGCCGAGAACGTCGCCGCCGATTTCAACATCAGCCGCGCCGACCAGGACGCTTTCGCCGTCCGCAGCCAGTTGCGCGCCGTCGCCGCCCAAGAGCAAGGCCGCTTCGACGACGAAATCATCCCGGTGCCGGTACCGCAAAG
This is a stretch of genomic DNA from Magnetospirillum gryphiswaldense MSR-1 v2. It encodes these proteins:
- the paaH gene encoding 3-hydroxyacyl-CoA dehydrogenase PaaH; translation: MAALPPTAIIGIVGAGAMGAGIAQVAAQSGHEVLLYDAFDGAAAKGKAGIVAALGKLTAKSKLTPEDATAISDRITICTELTQLAPAALIIEAIVEKLEIKHDLFRRLEDIVGPECILSSNTSSLSLTALASVLKNPARMVGMHFFNPAPIMALVEVVKGLATAEAVAQTITDTAAAWGKSPVLCKSTPGFIVNRVARPFYAEGMRLAQEGAATIATIDAVLREAGQFRMGPFELTDMIGHDVNFAVTRSVHAAYFNDPRFLPSLLQQDLVDAGWLGRKSGRGFYDYGADAVKPEAQTAAPCPAPTALDVLGDLGPASALADLAAKAGMTLARMGGAGMIDLHGVTIALTDGRSASERAAQLGINDLVVFDLALDWCTAKRIAIAAAGQCSAMGLDRAIGFFQALGLSVSVFADVPGLAVMRTIAMLANEAADTVYQGVASAADIDIAMTKGVNYPLGPLAWAERIGLDRVLTVLDNLARTYGEDRYRASAHLRRLVFAKGRFHD
- the pcaF gene encoding 3-oxoadipyl-CoA thiolase — encoded protein: MSDVFICDAVRTPIGRYGGVLSSVRADDLAAIPLKALMERNPNVDWEAVDDCILGCANQAGEDNRDVARMAVLLAGLPISIGGTTINRLCGSGMDAVLTAARAIQAGASDILIAGGVESMSRAPFVMPKATSAFTRDNAVYDTTIGWRFVNPLMHQGFGTDSMPETAENVAADFNISRADQDAFAVRSQLRAVAAQEQGRFDDEIIPVPVPQRKGDPVLVTKDEHPRGDTTLDSLAKLKAPFRQGGSVTAGNASGVNDGACALIIANADAIKRHGLNPLARITGGAVAGVPPRIMGMGPAPASKKLLARLGLSLADIDLIELNEAFAAQALAVLRDLGVADDAAHVNPNGGAIALGHPLGMSGARLLTTAAYQLRRTGTNRALCTMCIGVGQGIASVIERV
- the paaI gene encoding hydroxyphenylacetyl-CoA thioesterase PaaI translates to MTDANKRQKIAQLVLDHMYPKDHNAHAMGIAIDEIRPGYARASMVVRREMLNGHGSLHGGMSYALADTAFAYACNSYNTNAVAAGCSIVYPSAGREGDRLTAEAVETHLTGRNGVYDVTVSNQDGDIIALFRGQSRMVSGTVVPSEEIAKHV